The DNA window TCTCGTGCGCGTATGCGTCCCAGGTGAACGCGGCCGCGTGGTGTCTCCCCTGCTCGCGCCGGTACGCCCACCAGCCGGGCTCGACTTCGCGTTCGTGAAGGAGCCGCTCCACGCACTCCGCCCACAAGGCGGGCTGGCCCGGTTCCGCGTAGGCGGCCACCCCGCCGCCGACTTCAACCAGCGCGGGGATGCGACTCGCCAGCACGGGCGTGCCACTCGCCAGCGACTCGATCACCGGCAGCCCGAAACCCTCGTAGTCCGAGGGCAGCAGCGTCAGCACCGCGCGCCGGTACAGGGCAGCGAGCTCGCGGATACCGAGGGACGGCAGTTCCACGACCGCGTCCGCAATCCCGAGTTCCACGGCGAGCCTGCGCTGCTCTGCGGTCATGGCACCGCCGGCGCGCAGGAGCGAGACCGTCCCCCGCCGCGCCCGCACCAGTGCGATCGTGCGGAGCAGGACGTCGATGCGCTTGCGCGGGATCGTGCTCCCGACGTGCAGCAGCTCGATTTCCCTCACCGGCCCCGCGAGGCGATCGACCTCGGCGCGCGCGGCGGGCTCCTCGCCCTCGAGGAGCGCCCGGTGCACCCCGTTGTGAATGACGACGAGGCGATCGGCGGACAGCAGGTTGGCGGCGACGATCTCGTCGCGGGTGGCGCGGGTGTCGCACGTCACCATGGCCGCGCGGCGGAGGCCGGAGAGGATCCACCTCGCCGCATGGCGGTAGACCGGGCGCTCCCGTCCTGCCAGGCAGCGAAACGCGTCGATGTCATGGCACGTGACAACGGTGCGATGCGGCGGCAGCACGTGGACCAGGTGCGCATAACTGTGATCCACGACGTGAAACACGTCGAAGTCGCGCCGTCGCGTCCGCAGCCACCACGCGTAGTCCCCGTACCGGTTCGAATAGCGATCGACCGCGTGCGCGCCCGCGGATTGCCCGACCGCGCGAAGCGCCGTCGCGCGGCGCCGCCACGACGGGCGCAGGAGCATCGGGCAGATCCCCGGATCCGCCGTCGGCAGATGATCGGCGAGCATCTCGGCCACCAGATCCATGCTCGGCCACCGCTCTTCGCGATAGTCCGCGACAATACCCACGCGCAGCGCGCCTGATCTCATGCGCGACCGATGAGCTCCTCAAAGAACGCCGCGTGCGCGGCGGCC is part of the Acidobacteriota bacterium genome and encodes:
- a CDS encoding glycosyltransferase family 4 protein, translating into MRSGALRVGIVADYREERWPSMDLVAEMLADHLPTADPGICPMLLRPSWRRRATALRAVGQSAGAHAVDRYSNRYGDYAWWLRTRRRDFDVFHVVDHSYAHLVHVLPPHRTVVTCHDIDAFRCLAGRERPVYRHAARWILSGLRRAAMVTCDTRATRDEIVAANLLSADRLVVIHNGVHRALLEGEEPAARAEVDRLAGPVREIELLHVGSTIPRKRIDVLLRTIALVRARRGTVSLLRAGGAMTAEQRRLAVELGIADAVVELPSLGIRELAALYRRAVLTLLPSDYEGFGLPVIESLASGTPVLASRIPALVEVGGGVAAYAEPGQPALWAECVERLLHEREVEPGWWAYRREQGRHHAAAFTWDAYAHEMAGVYRAVAARAGHGVAA